Proteins encoded by one window of Vigna radiata var. radiata cultivar VC1973A chromosome 5, Vradiata_ver6, whole genome shotgun sequence:
- the LOC106761630 gene encoding carotenoid 9,10(9',10')-cleavage dioxygenase isoform X2 produces MATSYKPFISNCFIQRRISHVSQKSPHFNLPPFPTFKPLKKILPGLPLLIDVQKTMTDAAAKLLEAFVDSFFQFVDQPLLPSQSNFAPVEELGEAILVTSIQGSIPDDFPEGVYIRNGPNPVFGGLKSTNSIFGRSSHIWVEGEGMLHAIYFKRSSQGSWKVLYNNKHVETDTYKIEKQLSKPSFLPAIEGDSLAILSAYLLNWLRFGKVNKYISNTNVFEHSGKFYSVAENHIPQEIDIFTLKTVRNWNVNGAWDRPFTSHPKKAPGTGELVTLGVAPTKPFAVAGIISADGEKLVQRVDLQLNRCTLCHEIGVTKRYIVIMDFPLTIDLNRLLRGGRLIKYNKEEYARIGILPRYGDANSIKWFEVEPNCTFHIINSFEDGHEVVVRGCSSLDSLIPGPNLSLKEHEGLSRCHEWRLNMHSGEVKEKDICGGNVVYMDFPVINGNFIGVRNRYAYTQVVDPIASSDQGAPKYGGLAKLYFEESCKGDKEKAEEGVRVECHMFEKNTFCSGAAFVPIEGGLEEDDGWIIAFVHNEDTNISEVHIIDAKKFSGEVVTKITMPRRVPYGFHGAFMQISFQAQEHNSVYHQQTP; encoded by the exons ATGGCCACTTCTTATAAACCATTCATATCGAATTGCTTCATTCAGAGAAGAATCTCCCATGTCTCACAAAAATCTCCTCACTTCAACCTTCCACCCTTCCCTACCTTCAAG CCACTCAAGAAAATTCTGCCTGGACTCCCTTTACTAATTGATGTTCAAAAGACTATGACAGACGCTGCAGCTAAATTGCTTGAAGCTTTTGTAGATTCATTCTTTCAATTTGTTGACCAGCCACTGCTTCCATCTCAG AGTAACTTTGCTCCGGTGGAGGAGTTGGGTGAAGCCATTCTTGTTACCAGCATCCAAGGATCAATTCCTGATGATTTTCCAGAGGGTGTTTACATTAGAAATG GACCAAATCCAgtttttggaggactaaaatcaacAAATTCTATCTTTGGGAGGTCAAGTCACATTTGGGTGGAAGGAGAGGGAATGCTCCACGCAATTTACTTTAAAAGGTCAAGTCAAGGGAGCTGGAAGGTTCTTTACAACAACAAGCACGTTGAAACCGATACATACAAGATAGAAAAGCAACTCAGCAAACCATCGTTTCTACCGGCCATTGAAGGCGATTCACTCGCCATTTTGTCTGCTTATCTGCTAAACTGG TTGCGATTTGGCAAAGTAAACAAGTATATCAGCAACACCAATGTGTTTGAGCATTCTGGGAAGTTTTACTCGGTTGCCGAAAATCACATTCCACAAGAGATTGATATCTTCACACTAAAAACTGTAAGAAATTGGAATGTCAATGGAGCCTGGGATCGTCCTTTTACGAGTCATCCAAAG AAGGCTCCAGGTACGGGTGAGCTAGTAACGTTAGGGGTTGCCCCAACCAAACCTTTTGCCGTTGCTGGAATTATTTCTG CTGATGGAGAGAAATTGGTTCAAAGAGTTGACCTCCAACTAAATAGGTGCACTCTTTGTCATGAAATTGGTGTTACAAAGAG GTACATTGTGATCATGGATTTTCCTCTAACTATTGATCTAAACAGACTTCTTAGAGGAGGCCG attaataaagtataataaGGAGGAATACGCAAGGATTGGGATACTACCACGCTATGGTGATGCCAACTCTATCAAATGGTTTGAGGTGGAACCTAACTGCACTTTCCACATTATCAACTCTTTTGAGGATGGACACGAG GTTGTAGTGAGGGGTTGCTCATCTCTGGATTCGCTAATTCCTGGACCTAACCTAAGTTTGAAGGAACACGAGGGGTTATCTCGCTGTCACGAGTGGCGATTGAATATGCACTCAGGAGAAGTTAAGGAGAAAGATATCTGTGGAGGCAATGTAGTTTATATGGATTTTCCTGTGATCAATGGAAACTTCATAGGAGTGAGGAATAGATATGCATACACCCAAGTAGTCGATCCAATTGCAAGCTCTGATCAAG GAGCGCCAAAATATGGAGGTTTGGCAAAGCTTTACTTTGAAGAATCATGCAAG GGAGACAAAGAAAAAGCAGAAGAGGGTGTAAGAGTGGAGTGCCATATGTTTGAGAAGAACACATTTTGCAGTGGGGCTGCCTTTGTCCCCATAGAAGGGGGTCTTGAAGAAGATGACGGTTGGATCATAGCTTTTGTTCACAATGAAGATACTAACATATCTGAA GTTCATATAATCGACGCAAAGAAGTTTTCTGGTGAAGTGGTCACTAAAATTACAATGCCTCGCAGAGTACCATATGGGTTTCATGGAGCTTTCATGCAAATTTCTTTTCAGGCACAGGAGCACAACAGTGTGTATCACCAACAAACGCCTTAA
- the LOC106761630 gene encoding carotenoid 9,10(9',10')-cleavage dioxygenase isoform X1, with protein MATSYKPFISNCFIQRRISHVSQKSPHFNLPPFPTFKQPLKKILPGLPLLIDVQKTMTDAAAKLLEAFVDSFFQFVDQPLLPSQSNFAPVEELGEAILVTSIQGSIPDDFPEGVYIRNGPNPVFGGLKSTNSIFGRSSHIWVEGEGMLHAIYFKRSSQGSWKVLYNNKHVETDTYKIEKQLSKPSFLPAIEGDSLAILSAYLLNWLRFGKVNKYISNTNVFEHSGKFYSVAENHIPQEIDIFTLKTVRNWNVNGAWDRPFTSHPKKAPGTGELVTLGVAPTKPFAVAGIISADGEKLVQRVDLQLNRCTLCHEIGVTKRYIVIMDFPLTIDLNRLLRGGRLIKYNKEEYARIGILPRYGDANSIKWFEVEPNCTFHIINSFEDGHEVVVRGCSSLDSLIPGPNLSLKEHEGLSRCHEWRLNMHSGEVKEKDICGGNVVYMDFPVINGNFIGVRNRYAYTQVVDPIASSDQGAPKYGGLAKLYFEESCKGDKEKAEEGVRVECHMFEKNTFCSGAAFVPIEGGLEEDDGWIIAFVHNEDTNISEVHIIDAKKFSGEVVTKITMPRRVPYGFHGAFMQISFQAQEHNSVYHQQTP; from the exons ATGGCCACTTCTTATAAACCATTCATATCGAATTGCTTCATTCAGAGAAGAATCTCCCATGTCTCACAAAAATCTCCTCACTTCAACCTTCCACCCTTCCCTACCTTCAAG CAGCCACTCAAGAAAATTCTGCCTGGACTCCCTTTACTAATTGATGTTCAAAAGACTATGACAGACGCTGCAGCTAAATTGCTTGAAGCTTTTGTAGATTCATTCTTTCAATTTGTTGACCAGCCACTGCTTCCATCTCAG AGTAACTTTGCTCCGGTGGAGGAGTTGGGTGAAGCCATTCTTGTTACCAGCATCCAAGGATCAATTCCTGATGATTTTCCAGAGGGTGTTTACATTAGAAATG GACCAAATCCAgtttttggaggactaaaatcaacAAATTCTATCTTTGGGAGGTCAAGTCACATTTGGGTGGAAGGAGAGGGAATGCTCCACGCAATTTACTTTAAAAGGTCAAGTCAAGGGAGCTGGAAGGTTCTTTACAACAACAAGCACGTTGAAACCGATACATACAAGATAGAAAAGCAACTCAGCAAACCATCGTTTCTACCGGCCATTGAAGGCGATTCACTCGCCATTTTGTCTGCTTATCTGCTAAACTGG TTGCGATTTGGCAAAGTAAACAAGTATATCAGCAACACCAATGTGTTTGAGCATTCTGGGAAGTTTTACTCGGTTGCCGAAAATCACATTCCACAAGAGATTGATATCTTCACACTAAAAACTGTAAGAAATTGGAATGTCAATGGAGCCTGGGATCGTCCTTTTACGAGTCATCCAAAG AAGGCTCCAGGTACGGGTGAGCTAGTAACGTTAGGGGTTGCCCCAACCAAACCTTTTGCCGTTGCTGGAATTATTTCTG CTGATGGAGAGAAATTGGTTCAAAGAGTTGACCTCCAACTAAATAGGTGCACTCTTTGTCATGAAATTGGTGTTACAAAGAG GTACATTGTGATCATGGATTTTCCTCTAACTATTGATCTAAACAGACTTCTTAGAGGAGGCCG attaataaagtataataaGGAGGAATACGCAAGGATTGGGATACTACCACGCTATGGTGATGCCAACTCTATCAAATGGTTTGAGGTGGAACCTAACTGCACTTTCCACATTATCAACTCTTTTGAGGATGGACACGAG GTTGTAGTGAGGGGTTGCTCATCTCTGGATTCGCTAATTCCTGGACCTAACCTAAGTTTGAAGGAACACGAGGGGTTATCTCGCTGTCACGAGTGGCGATTGAATATGCACTCAGGAGAAGTTAAGGAGAAAGATATCTGTGGAGGCAATGTAGTTTATATGGATTTTCCTGTGATCAATGGAAACTTCATAGGAGTGAGGAATAGATATGCATACACCCAAGTAGTCGATCCAATTGCAAGCTCTGATCAAG GAGCGCCAAAATATGGAGGTTTGGCAAAGCTTTACTTTGAAGAATCATGCAAG GGAGACAAAGAAAAAGCAGAAGAGGGTGTAAGAGTGGAGTGCCATATGTTTGAGAAGAACACATTTTGCAGTGGGGCTGCCTTTGTCCCCATAGAAGGGGGTCTTGAAGAAGATGACGGTTGGATCATAGCTTTTGTTCACAATGAAGATACTAACATATCTGAA GTTCATATAATCGACGCAAAGAAGTTTTCTGGTGAAGTGGTCACTAAAATTACAATGCCTCGCAGAGTACCATATGGGTTTCATGGAGCTTTCATGCAAATTTCTTTTCAGGCACAGGAGCACAACAGTGTGTATCACCAACAAACGCCTTAA
- the LOC106760945 gene encoding probable glycosyltransferase At5g03795 isoform X1 — MDRGFRFLCKAETTRLVSFVGMAVAIVLMFQYSELPSAKFLSSVTTKIASFRMDTSLVNSEVEGNNMHLNGSNSNSKDAVEENAVSRADSLFHNGRDSITAPAPEKAKGLTDSVVNFTTRNYVPPIGSAPEKQLSLTSQGAASPQPMVPLPNRTSLDSETDSRSPVVSVTSASTSVKSNSTGSVSKDGKSGSLQGSSNSTVNNGKPVSAKNSKRRPSKVVSISEMNLLLQINHAYSQQEKPERYSGVDLEIFRAKSEILNAPIAVNDSRLYPPLYRNVSMFRRSYELMEKKLKVFIYPDGDRPIFHEPLLDGIYASEGWFMKLMEANKQFVTGDPEKAHLFYIPFSSRLLQQTLYVRNSHRRSNLIEYMKNFVNMIAGKYPFWNRTSGADHFVVACHDWAPAETRGRMLSCIRALCNADIEVGFKIGKDVSLPETYIRSSENPEKNIGGNPPSQKPILAFFAGGLHGYVRPILLEHWENKEADMIISRTLPHVRGNKNYIEFMKSSKFCICARGHEVNSPRVVEAIFHECIPVIISDNFIPPFFEILDWESFAVFVTEEDIPNLRNILLSISEERYLEMHKRVKRVQEHFIWHAEPVKYDLFHMLLHSIWYNRLFQINQT, encoded by the exons ATGGATCGGGGGTTTAGATTTCTGTGTAAGGCTGAAACTACGAGATTAGTTTCATTTGTAGGAATGGCAGTGGCTATAGTTTTAATGTTTCAGTATTCTGAACTTCCAAGTGCTAAATTCTTATCTTCTGTTACTACCAAGATTGCTAGTTTTAGAATGGATACATCTTTGGTTAATTCTGAAGTGGAGGGTAACAACATGCACCTAAATGGTTCAAATTCAAACTCTAAAGATGCAGTGGAAGAGAATGCAGTTAGTCGTGCGGACTCCCTCTTTCACAATGGCAGAGATTCAATCACTGCCCCTGCACCAGAGAAAGCTAAAGGACTTACTGATAGTGTTGTTAATTTCACAACCAGAAATTATGTTCCTCCAATTGGTAGTGCTCCGGAAAAGCAACTTAGTTTGACATCACAAGGGGCTGCATCACCACAACCTATGGTGCCATTGCCCAACAGAACATCCTTAGATTCGGAAACGGATTCAAGAAGTCCTGTGGTATCTGTCACTTCAGCTTCAACTTCGGTGAAATCGAATTCAACTGGTTCGGTTTCCAAGGATGGAAAGTCAGGTTCTTTGCAAGGTAGTAGTAACTCGACAGTCAATAACGGTAAGCCTGTGAGTGCAAAGAATTCCAAAAGGAGACCATCTAAAGTTGTTTCAATATCTGAGATGAACTTGTTATTGCAGATTAATCATGCTTATTCCCAGCAAGAG AAACCAGAAAGGTATTCAGGGGTTGATCTAGAAATATTCCGTGCAAAATCAGAGATTTTAAATGCACCCATCGCTGTGAATGATTCAAGACTTTACCCACCATTATATAGGAATGTCTCCATGTTCAGAAg GAGTTATGAACTAATGGAAAAGAAGCTGAAAGTTTTCATCTACCCGGATGGAGACAGACCAATCTTTCACGAGCCCTTACTAGATGGAATATACGCATCTGAAGGATGGTTCATGAAATTAATGGAAGCAAACAAACAGTTTGTCACTGGGGACCCTGAGAAAGCTCACTTGTTTTACATTCCTTTCAGTTCCAGATTGTTGCAGCAAACTCTGTATGTACGTAACTCACACAGACGTTCCAACTTAATTGAGTAcatgaaaaattttgtgaacatgATTGCTGGAAAATATCCTTTCTGGAACAGAACTTCTGGAGCAGATCACTTTGTCGTTGCTTGCCACGATTGG GCTCCTGCAGAAACAAGAGGGCGCATGCTTAGTTGCATCAGAGCCCTCTGCAATGCTGACATTGAAGTAGGATTCAAGATAGGCAAGGATGTTTCTCTTCCGGAAACATACATAAGATCAAGTGAGAATCCTGAAAAAAATATTGGGGGCAACCCTCCTTCTCAAAAGCCTATATTGGCTTTTTTTGCAGGAGGTTTGCACGGTTATGTTCGGCCTATACTGTTGGAGCACTGGGAGAACAAAGAAGCGGACATGATTATATCTCGAACCTTGCCACATGTCAGGGGCAACAAAAACTACATAGAGTTCATGAAGAGTAGCAAATTCTGCATTTGTGCAAGAGGTCACGAGGTTAATAGCCCGCGTGTGGTAGAGGCTATATTCCACGAGTGCATTCCAGTTATCATATCTGACAATTttattcctcctttctttgagATTTTGGACTGGGAATCTTTTGCTGTGTTTGTCACCGAGGAAGACATCCCGAATTTGAGGAACATTCTGCTATCAATTTCTGAAGAGAGATACTTAGAGATGCATAAGAGGGTGAAAAGGGTGCAAGAGCATTTTATCTGGCATGCTGAACCTGTAAAGTATGACTTATTTCATATGCTTCTTCATTCAATTTGGTACAATAGACTTTTTCAAATAAACCAGACATGA
- the LOC111241584 gene encoding uncharacterized protein LOC111241584, translated as MAASFATLPPYCSIQKRPFTFQHHLITFRLSSNTKLILRALPHIKTKFLNAVVDSAFQFVDQLVLPSQTNFAPVEELGEAMDISDIEGHMPDNFPDGVYIRNGS; from the exons ATGGCAGCTTCATTCGCTACTCTCCCACCTTATTGCTCCATTCAGAAGAGACCCTTTACCTTCCAACACCATCTCATTACTTTCAGACTTTCCTCAAACACTAAG CTCATCTTAAGAGCCCTACCTCACATTAAAACCAAATTTCTTAACGCTGTTGTGGATTCAGCCTTTCAGTTTGTCGACCAGCTTGTGCTTCCATCTCAG ACAAACTTTGCTCCGGTGGAGGAATTAGGGGAAGCCATGGATATCAGTGACATTGAAGGCCACATGCCAGATAATTTTCCGGATGGTGTCTACATTAGAAATGGTTCGTAA
- the LOC106759712 gene encoding probable glycosyltransferase At5g03795, translated as MAAAETLKLAFGVLKGSRSTKFKSVPVLLRGSYFQINDQSSEKILPASSLDAGVAMAIGQRQLFSNFSRMGQELFSIFQLERKRLLGFISITIAIILAFQYLELPYGAVQPTVFSGNKIPTSDSTRFQAADLPSNSETFKNMTYLNQENSTGENALEIVDITKTSEVKDNVLSTGLISEPARELDRSLEFGVTDESSTEESIEISNNGYATGQTGNLGLSIHNNTVSHSPSHLALPSPTEVSQNITPPMLSNDYDETEFTEDERFKPPQDDVKIVENNSSVSSMPKETKRSQIPVEATTISKMNELLLQNRASYRSMRPRWSAAVDQELLQTRSEIENAPIVNDDINLYAPLFRNVSRFKRSYELMERTLKVYVYREGAKPIMHSPYLLGIYASEGWFMKQMKASKQFVTTDPKKAHLFYLPFSSRMLEETLYVQNSHSSRNLVQYLKNYVDMIAGKHNFWNRTGGADHFLVACHDWAPKETRKNMARCLRALCNSDVKEGFVLGKDVSLPETYVRNAQRPTRNLGGNRISKRKTLAFFAGGMHGYLRPILLQHWENKDPDMKIFGILPKSKGNRNYIQYMKNSKYCICAKGYEVNSPRVVEAIFFECVPVIISDNFVPPFFEMLNWESFAVFVLEKDIPNLKSILLSIPQRRYLQMQMMVKKVQQHFLWHRSPVKYDIFHMILHSIWYNRVFTAKAR; from the exons ATGGCTGCTGCCGAAACGTTGAAGTTGGCGTTCGGCGTCTTAAAGGGATCACGGTCCACCAAGTTCAAGTCCGTCCCTGTTTTGCTTCGCGGCTCCTACTTCCAAATCAATGACCAGAGTTCAGAAAAGATTCTTCCAGCGTCCTCTTTAGATGCCGG AGTTGCTATGGCGATTGGACAGCGACAGTTGTTCAGTAATTTTAGCAGAATGGGTCAAgagttattttcaatatttcagCTGGAAAGAAAGAGATTGTTAGGGTTTATCAGCATTACAATTGCAATAATATTAGCATTCCAGTATTTGGAACTTCCTTATGGTGCTGTTCAACCCACTGTATTCTCTGGCAACAAGATTCCAACGTCTGATAGCACTAGATTCCAAGCTGCAGACCTACCATCCAACTCTGAAACGTTTAAAAATATGACTTATTTGAATCAAGAAAATTCTACCGGTGAAAATGCccttgagattgttgatataaCCAAGACTTCTGAGGTAAAAGACAATGTTTTAAGTACTGGTTTAATCTCGGAACCAGCAAGGGAATTAGACAGATCTTTAGAATTTGGTGTAACTGATGAAAGTTCCACTGAAGAAAGTATTGAGATATCAAATAATGGTTATGCAACAGGTCAGACAGGGAATCTAGGACTGAGTATTCACAACAATACTGTTTCTCATTCCCCTTCTCATTTGGCTCTTCCAAGTCCAACAGAAGTGAGCCAAAATATTACGCCTCCAATGTTGTCAAATGATTATGATGAAACTGAATTCACGGAGGATGAGAGGTTCAAGCCACCAcaagatgatgttaaaatagtAGAAAATAATTCTTCTGTCAGCAGTATGCCCAAGGAGACTAAACGTTCTCAAATACCTGTAGAAGCAACAACAATCTCTAAAATGAACGAGTTATTGCTTCAGAACCGTGCCTCATATCGTTCTATG AGGCCAAGGTGGTCTGCGGCTGTTGATCAAGAGCTACTGCAGACCAGATCAGAGATTGAAAATGCACCAATTGTAAATGACGATATAAATCTTTATGCTCCCCTTTTTCGAAATGTTTCCAGGTTCAAGAG GAGCTATGAATTAATGGAGAGAACACTCAAAGTATATGTGTATAGAGAAGGAGCTAAGCCCATAATGCACTCACCGTATCTTCTGGGAATTTATGCTTCCGAGGGATGGTTCATGAAGCAGATGAAAGCTAGTAAACAATTTGTGACAACAGACCCAAAGAAGGCCCACTTATTTTACTTACCATTCAGTTCTCGGATGCTAGAAGAAACTTTATACGTACAGAATTCACATAGTTCTAGGAACCTGGTTCAATATCTGAAAAATTATGTAGACATGATTGCGGGGAAACATAATTTCTGGAACAGAACAGGAGGTGCTGATCATTTCCTAGTTGCTTGCCATGACTGG GCCCCTAAAGAAACAAGGAAAAACATGGCTAGGTGCTTGAGGGCTCTATGCAATTCTGATGTGAAAGAAGGTTTTGTCTTGGGGAAGGACGTGTCTCTTCCGGAAACTTATGTCCGAAATGCTCAGAGGCCCACTAGAAACCTTGGTGGAAACCGTATTTCAAAGAGGAAAACTCTGGCGTTTTTTGCAGGGGGGATGCATGGTTATCTTAGACCAATATTGCTTCAGCACTGGGAAAATAAGGACCCTGACATGAAAATCTTTGGGATACTGCCAAAGTCAAAGGGCAATAGGAACTACATCCAGTACATGAAGAACAGCAAGTACTGCATTTGTGCAAAGGGCTATGAAGTCAATAGTCCAAGAGTTGTGGAGGCCATTTTCTTTGAATGTGTGCCAGTAATTATATCAGATAACTTTGTGCCTCCATTTTTTGAGATGTTGAATTGGGAATCCTTTGCTGTTTTTGTGTTGGAGAAGGATATTCCAAATCTGAAGAGTATACTCCTTTCCATCCCACAAAGGAGGTATCTTCAAATGCAGATGATGGTGAAAAAGGTGCAGCAGCATTTCCTGTGGCACAGAAGCCCTGTCAAGTATGATATATTCCACATGATACTCCATTCCATTTGGTACAACAGAGTCTTCACAGCAAAAGCTAGATAG
- the LOC106760945 gene encoding probable glycosyltransferase At5g03795 isoform X2: MDRGFRFLCKAETTRLVSFVGMAVAIVLMFQYSELPSAKFLSSVTTKIASFRMDTSLVNSEVEGNNMHLNGSNSNSKDAVEENAVSRADSLFHNGRDSITAPAPEKAKGLTDSVVNFTTRNYVPPIGSAPEKQLSLTSQGAASPQPMVPLPNRTSLDSETDSRSPVVSVTSASTSVKSNSTGSVSKDGKSGSLQGSSNSTVNNGKPVSAKNSKRRPSKVVSISEMNLLLQINHAYSQQEKPERYSGVDLEIFRAKSEILNAPIAVNDSRLYPPLYRNVSMFRRSYELMEKKLKVFIYPDGDRPIFHEPLLDGIYASEGWFMKLMEANKQFVTGDPEKAHLFYIPFSSRLLQQTLYVRNSHRRSNLIEYMKNFVNMIAGKYPFWNRTSGADHFVVACHDWAPAETRGRMLSCIRALCNADIEVGFKIGKDVSLPETYIRSSENPEKNIGGNPPSQKPILAFFAGGLHGYVRPILLEHWENKEADMIISRTLPHVRGNKNYIEFMKSSKFCICARGHEVNSPRVVEAIFHECIPVIISDNFIPPFFEILDWESFAVFVTEEDIPNLRNILLSISEERYLEMHKRVKRVQEHFIWHAEPVKIHNLCLVNAMSYTNEARGK; encoded by the exons ATGGATCGGGGGTTTAGATTTCTGTGTAAGGCTGAAACTACGAGATTAGTTTCATTTGTAGGAATGGCAGTGGCTATAGTTTTAATGTTTCAGTATTCTGAACTTCCAAGTGCTAAATTCTTATCTTCTGTTACTACCAAGATTGCTAGTTTTAGAATGGATACATCTTTGGTTAATTCTGAAGTGGAGGGTAACAACATGCACCTAAATGGTTCAAATTCAAACTCTAAAGATGCAGTGGAAGAGAATGCAGTTAGTCGTGCGGACTCCCTCTTTCACAATGGCAGAGATTCAATCACTGCCCCTGCACCAGAGAAAGCTAAAGGACTTACTGATAGTGTTGTTAATTTCACAACCAGAAATTATGTTCCTCCAATTGGTAGTGCTCCGGAAAAGCAACTTAGTTTGACATCACAAGGGGCTGCATCACCACAACCTATGGTGCCATTGCCCAACAGAACATCCTTAGATTCGGAAACGGATTCAAGAAGTCCTGTGGTATCTGTCACTTCAGCTTCAACTTCGGTGAAATCGAATTCAACTGGTTCGGTTTCCAAGGATGGAAAGTCAGGTTCTTTGCAAGGTAGTAGTAACTCGACAGTCAATAACGGTAAGCCTGTGAGTGCAAAGAATTCCAAAAGGAGACCATCTAAAGTTGTTTCAATATCTGAGATGAACTTGTTATTGCAGATTAATCATGCTTATTCCCAGCAAGAG AAACCAGAAAGGTATTCAGGGGTTGATCTAGAAATATTCCGTGCAAAATCAGAGATTTTAAATGCACCCATCGCTGTGAATGATTCAAGACTTTACCCACCATTATATAGGAATGTCTCCATGTTCAGAAg GAGTTATGAACTAATGGAAAAGAAGCTGAAAGTTTTCATCTACCCGGATGGAGACAGACCAATCTTTCACGAGCCCTTACTAGATGGAATATACGCATCTGAAGGATGGTTCATGAAATTAATGGAAGCAAACAAACAGTTTGTCACTGGGGACCCTGAGAAAGCTCACTTGTTTTACATTCCTTTCAGTTCCAGATTGTTGCAGCAAACTCTGTATGTACGTAACTCACACAGACGTTCCAACTTAATTGAGTAcatgaaaaattttgtgaacatgATTGCTGGAAAATATCCTTTCTGGAACAGAACTTCTGGAGCAGATCACTTTGTCGTTGCTTGCCACGATTGG GCTCCTGCAGAAACAAGAGGGCGCATGCTTAGTTGCATCAGAGCCCTCTGCAATGCTGACATTGAAGTAGGATTCAAGATAGGCAAGGATGTTTCTCTTCCGGAAACATACATAAGATCAAGTGAGAATCCTGAAAAAAATATTGGGGGCAACCCTCCTTCTCAAAAGCCTATATTGGCTTTTTTTGCAGGAGGTTTGCACGGTTATGTTCGGCCTATACTGTTGGAGCACTGGGAGAACAAAGAAGCGGACATGATTATATCTCGAACCTTGCCACATGTCAGGGGCAACAAAAACTACATAGAGTTCATGAAGAGTAGCAAATTCTGCATTTGTGCAAGAGGTCACGAGGTTAATAGCCCGCGTGTGGTAGAGGCTATATTCCACGAGTGCATTCCAGTTATCATATCTGACAATTttattcctcctttctttgagATTTTGGACTGGGAATCTTTTGCTGTGTTTGTCACCGAGGAAGACATCCCGAATTTGAGGAACATTCTGCTATCAATTTCTGAAGAGAGATACTTAGAGATGCATAAGAGGGTGAAAAGGGTGCAAGAGCATTTTATCTGGCATGCTGAACCTGTAAA GATTCATAACTTATGTTTGGTAAATGCCATGAGTTATACAAATGAAGCAAGAGGAAAATGA